Part of the Musa acuminata AAA Group cultivar baxijiao chromosome BXJ3-10, Cavendish_Baxijiao_AAA, whole genome shotgun sequence genome, CAGCCACATAGGGCTTCAAGAGAGCTTTTCGGAGTGGGTCATAATAGTGATACTAAATTCGTCCGAGAAGGTCATGATGATTTCAGTGTGACGGCTCAAATTGGCCCCTTGCAACCCAATGCCCCTCCATCTGGAGTGATTCAGATGGTCAAATTGGCCCCTCGCTACCCAATGCCCCTCCATCTGGGCCGATTGGGATGGTCAAAGTCAGAGGTACATGTTATGGGATCCGGAGAAACGACCCACACTACAAAGCCACTTATATGGTTGCTATTTCTTACATCTATTAAGTAATTGTTCAAAAGAAGTACCTCATGAagtttctttctccttccttttgATTCGATCGGGAACCTCCTTAGCATGAGAAACAGCCTAAgcggaaaaaagaaagaaaacaagaccGTGAAGAATGCTAAGTAAATGATAAAGACATCTTTGCAAACAGATGTTTGCTTCACATTCTTACCTGCCTCCGTATACCAAGAATCCAAGTGCAGCTATAAATGATACCGCTGAAATTATAGATGTGTAAGCATTATCATAGTAATGAGAAGACAAAAAAAATCAAGTAGTGAAATGTGAAGATTAGGTTACCTGCTATAAAGATCTTTCCGACTAATTCGATTATGCTGTTGTCATTTATCCAGAGGTATATCCATAAACAAACCTGATATAGATTTTCATAAGTACTGAAATAAAGTGAAAGAAGATGCAATAAATTGTGGTAACTTTGAACTCATATGTGATCTGAGTATCTTTAATCACTTTCTTTTCTTAAGATGGTAACAAAAGAATATTTCTTAAGGTGATAATGTCTAAACTTTAAAGATATAACTTATAAAACATTGTTAGCATTTGCCAAAATGCGGGAAACCAGAGTGAAGAATACTATATTGAAAGCTAAATAAATTGATTGTGAGTCAATATATCCATCATCAAAATAAGATTCTTTCACATGTGATTAATTTATATAAGAACAGAGGGGTTCCACACAGATACAAGAACATTTATCAGATTAACCACAGAAACAAATTATATGAAAGGAAAAGAAGTATCAAGTATCAGCATCAGAGTATGCACAAACCTGAATAACATATATCACAATATTAACGCAGATGTATGCAATCCTCAGCTTGTTTGTTGGAAGACTTCTCGCCTGAgaattaaagaaaatatcttgTTAAGATGCTGAGTGAATCCTATGAACGCAACACCTATTCAggcatatgaaaaagaaatacttATCAAACTTGCCTGATGGTAGATCTCTGCCCAGAACAGGACAAGCAGCGTATACGTAGAGAAGAATAACAAACCAGGAAGATCTAACAGTGTGAGAGTAAATACCTGGTAGAATAACAAAAGGTCCAGATCAGTTGTTGAATGTTAGTAACAAATTCCAATTGAAGTTTTTTCTTTCAATCGAGACATAGGAAGCATGATTGATGCAGTACAGGAATAGATCAGAGTTTGATCTCAAATTGACCCAGACTGGATtaataaaatttagaaaaattGGTCATAACTTTGCCTAGAAGGCTGCAAACTGCATACGGTTAATGTGTTGGAAACTTGGCTTGGGGTTTCTCTAATGAACACTAAAATACATTTTAGATAAATGCATAGAAAAGAGAGGTCTCAAGTTCAAGTCACCAAGTTTCAAGACATCAAGTTCGAAGCTACCAAAATCCAAGCTATCAATTTTCAAGCTAATAAGTTTCATGGCAGAATGAACTAATGATGTCATGTAATTTGTCTTTGCAAATTGAGTCAATTAATTATGTTTGTGATGGCTAAGGTCATTAATGTAAACATTTATAGAAGGAGAGAGGACAGGGATTGTGAGCCAATCTAGGATTGTCTCATATGAATTTATGAATTTCTATTGAGATCTTAGTTATCCAAAGAAAAAAGATATCTAGTATCCCAAATTCTCTCTCAGTCTCTTCTTGTTCCACATCAATAATCTTGTCGGCAAAGAAAACAATTACCAACTAGTCATCACCAGACAAAGTTTAACAGAATGCTAAACACACAAGCAGCTAGGAACAAGAAGTATGATAATATATGCAAAAGTTTAAAATTTccttatgataatatataaaacaGTATAATTTTGTGCTGATTAAAAGTCCTACTTTGAGTTGAATCACTATAGGTATGACGAAAGGCCGTCGAAGCCAAGGATATATTTTGAGGGGGGGTATTAATCTTCTGAAGAGCATTAGAAAATATTGGTGAAAATATCGCTGCATAAATAACAACCTGAGTCATAGATCTACTACAGCAATAATATATAGATCATGTAACCAAAAATGCTAAAACTCGACCGGTAGTTTTTGTTCTATAACTTGCTACAACAAATTTGTGAAAACAAGAGTTCTTGATGAAGTCGTTGGAAATATAAATTCCTCCATTCACACAAGTGCATGACAAGATATTCCATGAATTCATGTTGCATAGACATGCATACTAATTACCAATATGCATTACTCAGcataaaatcatggttttaaaatttggTTGGTAAGGTAAATACCGATTGCTATTTACCAGTTTGTGCAAGGACAAGTATCAGACATACGATCTGGTACCTCTTGGAGGAGGCCTTTGCGTGAACCAGAGAATCCTACTGAGCCATATATAATATTGAAGATTTGAGTTACAACTCCCCTTAACGATAGGATTGTGACAAAAATCTCTTGAGTAACATACTTGGTTCTTACTATAGAGATGTTATATCATAAAAGGAAAATTTGAAAAGCTTTATAGTATCATGAATCAGGTAATGTATGTGCTCTGCTAACattttgttttctcttgatttctcatagCAATATATTTTCCTTTAGCCCTAATATCAGTTCATTTACATGATCCTTTATCAACTTAGAAATCCAAATGCCCCATAAAACATGTAGTTGACTGCTCATAGCAACAAATCAATCTTGGAATGCATTTACCCTAGGCCGGAAAAGAAATACTTGAGCATGAAATCCAAACTCCACAGCACGTACTGCAACAATGACATAAGCATCAGTAATTGTTAAATGGAAATGAAATTAGAAGTTACAGTGATCAAGTAGTTCCATTCACCTCCATTTACAATAAAATTCATGAAATGGAAAACCTTCTGCGTTGTCCAACCATATTCAGGCACTCGTACCTGGATCCGTATCAATTGAACCTGAAAAAATTATAGAGGTTATGAGCTCTGAAATCCAACCAAAATATTCTGCTGAAATGCTGATGGAACTTCTTGAGATTAGCAAcaaaaattgaaagaaaataaatatttcagatcatttttttattttgaggcAAAAATGGATTATATTGTCCGACTAATAATTTGTCAAAAGAACACGACCAAAGAATGGCCCCATCACCTGTTACCAACAGTAATAGGACTGCAGACAACTCACCCTACAAAAGCACAAAACAACAAGCAGGAAACAGTGAATACACCACCCAATCCTCAAACAACCGGCAATTATCCTCTCACAAGTTGTTTGATAGCACTTGATTCATTATCACAAGCCTTGACTTTCTTGGGAGGATTTATCCAATTTTTCAGAAAACAAACAATCTTATACCAATCATTGCTGTGTCTAAAGTCTCACCATCTGCTTGTCCAGATTTAAAAAAACCTTGAAAATTGTATTATTCGTCTGGTTCCTGTACCTTCTAAAATCTAACCAACCAGCAGAATAGAAAACTACCAGTCATATATcctttgaataaaaaaaaagagatgataTTCTAGAATCCATGGAACCGGATAGAGGAAATTTATACAGATAACTAATCAGGTATTTTAAGGTCAAACAAATTTCAAATTGCATCAGAAAATAAACTTCTGGAGACTAAACTTTAGCATAAGAAGTCACAAATTTTATGAGCTAAACATAATTTCGAAAACGAAAGCAGCTCACATCCCTCCGTAGCAACAACAAAATCCCAAATTGAAACAAGCAAATCACATAAACAGATGATAAAAAGATAGGGGAAAGGAGGTTGTGACCAGAGCGACGCAGGAGACAAGTGCGTAGGCAGAGCAGAGGAAGTAGAACACGCCGTCCTGCCACCGGTCCGACTCGTTGATCTCATCCCACCAGCTCGAGAGCCTCCCAGCCGCCAAGCTCAATTCCTCCATCGTCGAGATCGATACAATCTCTCTCCTCCCTCAAAATCCAACAGATCAAATGAACCAAAATCAAATTTACGAGGCCAGGAGAGAAACCCTCGACTCCCCGATTCAATCACGCGGCAGTAATTGAATCGTCTAGATGCCAAAGGATGGCGAAAGGGGGTTGGTCGGCAGTAAGATGAGACCTGAGGCCACAAACGTTGTATTGACCCTTATGGACTATCTACTCACGTTATTACCATACGTTGAAGTGACATTTTGTGAAAGATAAGGGTATTTTAGTCATTTGAGTATATGAGAAGACTGCATCAGCGTCGGAGAGCATCTTTTACAGTTCCGCGCGGgaatagtgggatccgatgacGTGATTTACCAAAAAGCCCTCAGACTTTACGTGTACTGTTCTGCTGTCCGTGCGACGACAGCGTTCAGCTTGTCAGCAGGAACATTAAGAAATTgatctatttttctttttctaattaaAATTCAGTAGGCACAAAAGAAATCTATTTGGTCATACAGCAGACAGGATTAATGTGAAGTTAAATAATGTCAATATCAAATTTCAAATAATAATCAATCGGATTCATATTTGCCAAGGTAAAAGTATATTAATTAGATACCAAATTCAATTCTAAAATTTATAGGTTATCCATCAAACCTAATATATCTAATCTAATTTTTGAATATGTCGTGGTAAACAacattgagccgtggcctcggggtcgacgcggctcggttcgggtccggatgacggggatctccctggggcgttcctcgagacTACTAAGGTGGTCGTTTGCGATGGTCCAATCGGGACGGGATTGCCGTTTCCTTTGAGCGAgagctcctcgcctgcgcgtccgatggggaccttcggcttcgcacctgcacacaggtcaagtcggggtgctcggcccgacccctccaacgatcaagtcagatgatgtgaagGGAGATTTAGATGAAGAAGTCTTTTTGTGTCTCCTCCTTTCCCCTTTCcgttcagaatgcgagggtatttataaggaagcttactatttcctgatgtgcccgcttgcaggggccaggctggtagcgtctaacattggtgttggcgtggcgtgaagaaccgaactTGAATAGGCGTTAATGTGCCTCGACAGGCGCTCTGGTTCGTTTGATCAAGTGATGTCGCGTTGATCGAGGCATGAGACGTCATCTGACGTCAAcctagtcttatcataattactatcctcatcagaatatatgaatatttatttaatataatacttaatagaagaaacaaattaTATATCAACCAGTGAAGTTTGATTATTTACATATAAATAGAAcatcaaattgatatatatatatatatatatatatatatatatatatatatatatatatatatatatatatatgaattatcaATTGAATGTTCTATTTCTATGTaaaataaaactatatattataaataaatatatgaaattattataataaatttgtaTTCATCACCTCCCATTTCAATGAATTTTGTGTTTGTTCATCTATATTTAAGTTTAGCACATATAAAATTGGAACTCTAATTAACATTAGTATCTTTTGAAATCTtcatataatgataaaaaaataattaattatagattatcctctATACTTGGATCCTATTAACATCatgatttttatacttaaaaaaattacGTTATGATCCTTATAGTTTTGAAAATTAAACAAGTAACCTCAATTGTCCTAACATTATTAGCTGTATTGACAAAAGAACATAACATATGACACCATGGATTGATGtaaaaatgatagaaaaaaataattttaatatttttttatttctaataatttaacaaaaaaataattttaatattctaaaaaacataaaaatgttaaaatttatttattatttattattttcgtATCAGTCCAACCATTAATGCACCTGACTATTTTAGGACAAAGGAGGTTATTTGTTTCATTTTTGAAATTAGAATGTGTGACTTAAATCGTTTCATGATACGAACCACCTCGCGGCTTCAAAATGAGTCCTTCAATTAAACCCATGAATAACACATGAGTTTTATGATAATCGATGCGATCTTTCAATAGCCCAATCATGACTCGATGGGTCCATCTAAGATGGTAGCTTTTATCATTCACATTACCTTTATATCATGTCACGGTTGATTACGatgttaaatattatatatatacgctCCAGATACGATTTAAGTCACGATCTAGAGACGCGTATCATTCCCGccaattagattaaaatataatggcgaaataatattataattcgggCTAATGTTCCATGTGGGCCCCTGGAGAAAAACGAGTGAAGAACGAAGAAAGCACGTTCGGTTGACTCGGTCAACCACTAACCCGTGAGCACACGCCGGTCAACGAGATGGTAGATGAGTGGAAGTCGCTCCCTTCATGCCCGAAAGGACGAAAAGGCCCTCCCAGGAATCTCGCCTGGCACATCGACGCCCGTTCTGCCGGGGTCAATGGAGTCAAATGAAGTCGGTGAGTGCCCACCGATGCTTTCCCTGTCGTTCACGGATTACGCTTCTCGTCTACCTGCTCTGTGATTGGAAGTCAGACTGGACCCGCTTTAGTGGGTTAAGATAGTGTAGAGAGGCAAACGTGCCAGTCGAATCCGAAACGGTTGTTGAGATGGATAACGGAACGGAAAGGAAACGCCACCCCTCCACTCCCTCTCCGTATACATAGTCGAGTCGTTCTGTTCTCATCCCTCACCATTGTCGTAATCTTTCGAGGGGGAAGACGACCGAAAACGCCTCAACAACTCTCTTCTAACACATCACATCAGCCACGACAagcccccttcttcttcttcgtcgatcCCCAACCCTCGGGCTCGGCTCTGAGTCGTCATGGGGGAAAGGAAGAGGCACAACGGCAGCTTCCTCTGTTTCGCTGCCGTGGTTCCTGAGGACGAGGTGGAGCCGCGCTGCGGTGATGTTGAACCGAATAAGGGAAGCTACCCCCGGCGGCGCTGGAGGAGTCGGATTCTTGCCAGGATTTTTCGGTCATCGGCTTCGGTTGCCTCTCTGGTGCGGGATCCTTTCTTGAATTTGATGCGACAACCGGCGCAAATTggtctttttttgttcctttgttGATTTCTTGTGGATGAATTGATTTCAGAATCGTGGAGAGAAAGAGGAAAAGGAGCCGAAATTGGATTCATCAGATCGGAAATTGGCGGATGACGACGACGAGAGGGCAGCATCGATCTTTTCCTCTTCCTCATATTCCGCCTCGgcgttgtcttcttcttcttcctcctcctcctcctccacttccTCTCGCTTGTCGCTGGCGAGCTTGGTGGCGCTCCGGGAGTCCGCGGTGCCGAGGGCACGGCAGAAGATGACACCACCTCCCAGAAAGGCCCCGCTGGGGCCAGCGAGAAATAGAGGTGGGGCCACGGGGATCTTTCTGCTCGTAGCGAGCCTCTCGGTGATGGTCTTTTGGGGCCGGCTTTGCTCGATCCTGTGCACGTCGTCGTGGCTCTTCTTCGTCGCGTGCCAGTTCTCCAGCGGCAGACCAGCAACGACCGCAAAGGAGGTGAAGGATTGGACGCCATCGGCGGAGCTCCACCGGAGGAGGATTCTGGTGGAGCACGCGGTGGAGAAGAAGCGGGTCGTCTTGGAGGGCCTCTTGCAAAGAAACCAAAAATtaacaaataaatattaaatttagaAATATTCAAACTGGTTATTAAAGATAGTCTTTTTTTTGTATGCAAATGCACTGATTGCACATCGAGACGATGGTgtctttatattttctttttcttttgtatttttcATCGTAATATAGTGTCAATATTGTATTTTATTGAGTAACAGCATTACAGAGAACACTGAAAAATTTGAtgatcaataaaaaatattaaataataataaatcggatgatattatctttattatgataagatcatttagtcccATATTTATTAATATTAGAACAAAAGATTCATAAGTCCGTTACTATTTGGGACCCACCATGTCAACCTATAGATATTAGTTgggtgtaataataataataataatatatatatatatatatatcaattttgtCATGTATCAATTTAAAAGGATGTATATGTAAGTTTGCTTTTATATATGCACCCTCACGATTTATTTATATATCCGATTTAGTGGAGTTCCGTTTTGCCCAATCGAAGAGTATGAGGTGTTGTCGTTCGGTAGCTGCGGTCCGCACTCACCATCTCTTCCCGTTTTCCCTTTCCATCTCCTCCACTCGACGCCTCCTCTCCAAATcccccgccgccgctgccgcctctTACTCCTCGAATGCAATCCTAACCCTAGCCGTCGATCCCCACCGACCCTTATCTTTCCTGTACGGTCCGTCCCTTCGCGGCGGCCGCGTCCCGGAACCACAGTCGTCGCCGCCGGATTCCGAGGCGGACGATGACGGCGGTGGAGGCAGCTCTTTCGACAGGGCGAGCTACTCCCGCGTCTATGATGTCGCCGCCCTTAGGGTCCCCGCGGAGGAGTGCTCTGCCCTCGAGCGCCGCCTCCGCGGCCACCTCCTCAACTGGCCCCGTGTCCGCAACGTCGCTAGGGTTCCTGGCGATGACGTGGACCCCGAGATCAGGAGGATGCTTCGAGATGCCGAAGGGGACGGCGAGTCTCGGCTTAATTCGCTGGCAGTGAGGGCGGACGGGAGACCGGACGACGAGAAGATGGCACTGAGTCCGGTGCTGTACAGGGAGAAGCTCGTGAAGGAGTTCAATTTCCGTGGGTTCTTGAAGTTCAGGAATCTGGCGAAGATGTcgcggccaaagaagaagaaattgaaGAGTAAGGATGGGGTTGATGGAGTGAGGAAGAGTATTGGAAAGAATGATTTTGCTGTTATTGAAGTGATTGGAGAAGGAGATGAAGAGGAGGGAGAGGATTTGAGTGGTTTACTTGGAGATGACTTCAAAGGATTGAGGTGGAGAGGTCCTACTAGGTTGCTGCTCTTGGATCAGCGACATGCCAAGAAACCTGTGGCTGAGCTCCCGGAAGCCGTCAAGGTGCCTACGATTGGTTTGTGAGTCCTGTTTTAGTTTGATGATAGTGACTGTGATTCCTTTGTTAGTCCTTCTGTTTTAGTTTAATGGTACATTACATATTTTAGTTTCATTCTGATTTATACTAGTTGTATCACCAAGGAAAAACTTGTTTGATTAGCTTGAACAGAACTTGACAGTGCATTGCAAGCACCCTAAAGTAAAAAAAGTTGTTTGATTATCCCTTTAATTGCATCAGTTTGCATTACATTCAACTCTCTGTTAAAGAATGGAGTATCTGCTCCATtagctaaaaaaaaaagaaacgtgACAGTTACATTCCTTCCTGCAGTTGCCATTTAGGAGATGTTTTCAGTGCACCATGGAGTCACATTAGCATTCTAGGCTAGGATAGTCTAGTGGTTTCCAGGATTGTGATCTGGGCAGAATCAGTGCGCAAGTAGCAATGGTCAACTTAGTTGCTTTTAGTACATCTCAGTATAATTTACTAGTTTCTGTGTCATTTTTAGGGAAAAAAGGTATATATCACTGAGTTGAGTATTAAAGTTCCACTTGGTCATCTTTTTGTGAAATATCTGGTTCCTAGAAAAGAGGATTGCTTGCTGCCCTCATTGATATAGTTTCATTGAGGATTTCTGAGAAGAATATAGTCATGTTCTGAGATTACTATGAGACTGTAGAACTTTCAAGATGCTACAAGTACGGACTCTGTTGCAACTGTTGTGCTGTTGCTTCATAGGACCATTTGGCATCACTAGAAAAATTCAATGGTTATTTGCAGTAGAGTTATAAGTACTTCACTTATCTTTCCATGTCACAATTGAGAAGTTGGTTTGGAGTTTCAGGATTTTAAGTACACATGGTAACATGGTATGCCATTGGAGAAAGTGTTTGATGCATGATGAGTGATACTCAGAACATAGAGTGACACTGCAGGcaaaagaaattaaaagaaaagaaaagaaaatcatgCTTAGCAAATATACAGAGTGCAAGTTTGTGTTTGTGTGCTGCTGCCATTGCACTATGGAGCTATCTCCGGGAGACATCCCTGTGGTGCTCGCCATATGTGTCGAAACTCCAGAAATTTGCTCGAGTAATTCATTTAGCTCCATTTTGCTTGTGGCTTTGTATATTTTAGAACACTGTTTCCTATCAAATTTTTAAATAGATATTTTATTGACTTTGAACCTGAAAATTGTTTTCATGCTAAGCTGAATAGATGTTGTCCTAAGCATGTAGTGAATTATTTTATCTTTCCAGGCTGCCTTAAATTATGATCCACACCAGAGCAAGCCTTTAGCATTTGAGCTTGTGCAATGCCAGCTGACCTTATCTTATGACTATTGGCAGATGAGTGAGGTATATTTAAGTCTTTTGTACATATTCAAGATTCTGTTTTTGATAGATTGCTTATTCTTTTTGTGATATCTTTTGCTCTTCAACATATTGAAGGTCTAAGCTGCCTTTTGCAGCTTCTTGAAGCCTTGCTACCTGACGGTATGACTATTCCCACTGGATTTGAAACGGTTGGGCATATTGCACACTTGAATTTACGAGATGAGCACCAATCTTACAAGAAGCTTATTGCACAGGTCTCAAGAAATTTTCCACAGATTTCATATTTAGCAATCAAATAATAAGGATTGTCCAGAATTTTGATGAGTTTCTCTTGTCCAGGTCGTCTTGGATAAGAACAAGCCAAAGATACAGACAGTAGTGAACAAAACTGATGCTATACAAAATGATTACAGAACCATGCAGCTTGAAGTATTGGCTGGCAATCATTCTCTTGTAACAACAGTTGTGGAGAATGGTATTCGTTTCCAAGTTGATCTAGGAACAGTGTATGATTCTCATTTTCATATTCATCTTGATTTGTATTAGAAGTATGcaattttttttgtaattatttGAAAATTGCCTCACTGATATACATGGGCTGAACACTAAACTCGTGTAAATCTTATGCAGGATTCAATTTCAATCAGTCAGTTAATTCAAGCATTAGAAAAAGCTATTTGCAAGTTTACATGCTTATATTTCAGGTCATCTTTTCGTTGTCAAAAGACCACACCAAATTCAGTAATGTAAAGCGTGAATGAAGTACATAAGACTGTCCTGTGAAGATCATTTTAGTGCAGCATGTTCTTTTGACTAATTGTTCCCTTTCAGGGGTTTCATGCAACAGCTTATAGAAATAAGATGACTAAATAAGATACAAAGACTGAAGAATTGAAGTTATATAGTTGAATAATGTAGTGTAATCCAGTTTACAATTAACTATCAAAA contains:
- the LOC104000319 gene encoding tobamovirus multiplication protein 1, which encodes MEELSLAAGRLSSWWDEINESDRWQDGVFYFLCSAYALVSCVALVQLIRIQVRVPEYGWTTQKVFHFMNFIVNGVRAVEFGFHAQVFLFRPRVFTLTLLDLPGLLFFSTYTLLVLFWAEIYHQARSLPTNKLRIAYICVNIVIYVIQVCLWIYLWINDNSIIELVGKIFIAAVSFIAALGFLVYGGRLFLMLRRFPIESKGRRKKLHEVGSVTAICFTCFLIRCFMVGLSAFDAEASLVVLDHPILDLIYYMLTEILPSALVLYILRKLPPKRVSAQYHPIR
- the LOC135651874 gene encoding tRNA (guanine(37)-N1)-methyltransferase 1-like, with product MRCCRSVAAVRTHHLFPFSLSISSTRRLLSKSPAAAAASYSSNAILTLAVDPHRPLSFLYGPSLRGGRVPEPQSSPPDSEADDDGGGGSSFDRASYSRVYDVAALRVPAEECSALERRLRGHLLNWPRVRNVARVPGDDVDPEIRRMLRDAEGDGESRLNSLAVRADGRPDDEKMALSPVLYREKLVKEFNFRGFLKFRNLAKMSRPKKKKLKSKDGVDGVRKSIGKNDFAVIEVIGEGDEEEGEDLSGLLGDDFKGLRWRGPTRLLLLDQRHAKKPVAELPEAVKAALNYDPHQSKPLAFELVQCQLTLSYDYWQMSELLEALLPDGMTIPTGFETVGHIAHLNLRDEHQSYKKLIAQVVLDKNKPKIQTVVNKTDAIQNDYRTMQLEVLAGNHSLVTTVVENGIRFQVDLGTVYWNSKLATERQRLIDSFASSDIVCDVFSGVGPIAISAAKKVKYVFANDLNPNAVEYLERNIVLNRLERKVEVFNMDGRRFIIAMFANQHPYSITQVVMNLPNDAVEFLDAFRGIVRKKPRPGCSPPKIHVYGFSKAQNPEYDFHERINMALCEEVVDLEMHKVRLVAPGKWMLCASFVLPQVAASEAQTVSTNR
- the LOC104000318 gene encoding uncharacterized protein LOC104000318 — encoded protein: MGERKRHNGSFLCFAAVVPEDEVEPRCGDVEPNKGSYPRRRWRSRILARIFRSSASVASLNRGEKEEKEPKLDSSDRKLADDDDERAASIFSSSSYSASALSSSSSSSSSSTSSRLSLASLVALRESAVPRARQKMTPPPRKAPLGPARNRGGATGIFLLVASLSVMVFWGRLCSILCTSSWLFFVACQFSSGRPATTAKEVKDWTPSAELHRRRILVEHAVEKKRVVLEGLLQRNQKLTNKY